A stretch of Gemmatimonadota bacterium DNA encodes these proteins:
- a CDS encoding YeeE/YedE thiosulfate transporter family protein, producing the protein MSAMERAGEGAGERGAERPGGRVLIPDFECQDIQQVPSAEREEALEAANRPLALFGYLLLGAGLGIVFVQSEVVSWFRIQEMFRFQSFHMYGIIGSAVAVAALSIQAIERLGLHTMHGERIRIVPRDLEGRGFWSPRYWIGGTIFGMGWALLGACPGPIFTLIGSGVTVMVAALFAAMAGTWAYAVLQHRLPH; encoded by the coding sequence ATGAGCGCGATGGAGCGCGCCGGAGAAGGTGCCGGTGAACGGGGCGCGGAACGGCCGGGTGGGCGAGTGCTCATCCCGGACTTCGAGTGCCAGGACATCCAGCAGGTCCCTTCCGCGGAGCGGGAAGAGGCGCTCGAGGCGGCGAACCGTCCGCTCGCCCTCTTCGGTTACCTCCTTCTCGGCGCGGGCCTCGGGATCGTCTTCGTGCAGAGCGAGGTCGTCTCCTGGTTCCGGATCCAGGAGATGTTCCGCTTCCAGAGCTTCCACATGTACGGGATCATCGGGTCGGCGGTCGCCGTCGCGGCGCTTTCGATCCAGGCGATCGAGCGGCTCGGGCTCCATACGATGCATGGGGAGCGGATCCGAATCGTGCCGCGCGACCTCGAGGGGCGGGGGTTCTGGAGCCCGCGCTACTGGATCGGAGGGACGATTTTCGGGATGGGGTGGGCGCTCCTCGGCGCCTGCCCGGGCCCCATCTTCACCCTCATCGGGAGCGGGGTCACGGTGATGGTCGCCGCGCTCTTCGCTGCGATGGCGGGGACGTGGGCGTATGCGGTGCTTCAGCACCGGCTGCCGCACTAA